The window CATGTTCCGGCTTTCGGTCGTGTGAGTCCGGCTTTGGTGGCAATCACCATGTCGGGGTAGGGGTGAAGCGCTTCTCGGATCAGGCGCTCGCTGACGCCTGGGCCGTAGGAATCGGCGGTATCGATCAGGTTGATGCCAAGTTCGGGAAGGCGGCGCAGCGTGCGCAAGCATTCCGCCCGGTCAGGCGGGTCGCCCCAAACTCCGGCCCCCGTTACGCGCATTGCCCCGAACCCGAGACGGGCAACGGTCAAATCTCCGCCGATGGAGAAGTGGCCTGAACGGTCAATGGTCTCTGCGGTCAGCGCCATGTTTCGATACCTTTCTGAGGCTAATACTTGCCAGCGGTCAGATCTGGCCGAAGCGTATTTAGGGTCCGGTGAAGGCGGTGTTACAACCCGAACAGGAAGGGAGACAATGAGTACAATGCTGGACTGAAAAATTGGAGCGGCGAGGCTGAGTGGCGGCCTTGCTTAACTCTCGCTTCATTGAGGCCGGTTAATCTCGATTGAACTGATTGTGAGTTTCGTTTTCAATCGCATCGTGCGGACGATCGGGGCGGAACGCAAGTTGATGATTGGTCGTTAATTTTTTGATTGGGCGCGGTGTGGCGGGCGCCCTGTTGGCTTCTGCAAGGCTCAGATCAATGTTTAGTAGTTCGGTTGTATCGCGTTTCGGGATGGTTGCCGGCGCAGCGCTCGTTAGTCTCGCGACGGTCAGCGTGCTCGGTCCGGCAGAGGCACGGAGCCGTAACCAGTCAATCGAAGTTTCCGACGACGATCAGGATCGCGTGGATTCCCCGATCACGGCGGGCAAGGCGGCCGTAGCGGTCGTCTCGATCAAAGACCAGCGGATTTCAGTTTACGACGGAAGCGGACGCGCGGTGCGCGCGAAGGTTTCGAGCGGCGCGAGCGGCTATGAAACACCCGTTGGCGTGTTCAGCATCCTGCAGAAGCAGGAAGAGCATTATTCAAATCTCTATGACGATGCGTCCATGCCGTTCATGCAGCGCATCACCTGGTCTGGCATCGCGCTTCATGCTGGCGTGCTTCCCGGCTATCCGGCGTCGCACGGCTGTGTCCGGTTGCCGGAGAGCTTCGCACAGCAGATCTTTCCTCTGACGAAGCTTGGAATGCGTGTCGTCGTCTCCAAGTATGACGTCGCTCCCTCGCCTATCTCGCATCCGTTGTTGCTGAAGCCCGACCCGCTGGTGGAAACCGCGATGGCGGTTCCTGCTTCTTATGAAAACGATGGATCGACGGCAGATACGTCGTCGAGCGATCGTTTTCATCCGGATCTCTCGCATTGGCCCGCACGCGCCGCGCAACTTGAAGCGCTGAAATCCATTGCGGCGGAGAAGAAGCTCGAAGCCGATTCCGTTACGCCGCTCGCTGAAGAATTGAAGGCGACCGTCAAGACGAAAGAGACGGCCAAGGCACGCCTCCAGAAACGCGTGAAGCGGACCGAGGCCGCGAAAGTTTCGGCGGATAAGGCCGCTGAACGTGCCGCGAAAAGCTTAGCGTCCGCCAAGACAGAGAAGGCGACGAAGCGCGCTGAAGCCTGGAAAGCCAAGACGGATGCCGCTGCCAAGAAGGCGGACGACAACCTGACCGCACTTAAGGACGAGATCGCCAAGACCGACGCTGAACTCGCGACCGCGACCGAAGATTGGAAGAAGGCCGACGCCATCCGTGCGAAAGCCGTCGCTGCGAAGCAGGCGGCGCAATGGAAAACCTATCCCGTTTCGGTCTTCATCAGCCGCAGGACACAACGGCTCTATGTCCGCCAGGGCAATGAACCGGTGTTCGACGCGCCGATCACCATTGCCGATCCTGACTTGCCTATCGGGACGCACGTGTTCTCAGCGCTTGACTACAAAGATCAGGGCAAAGCGCTGCGCTGGAACGTTGTCTCGATTGCGCTGACCGACAACGGCAGCGGCGCGACGAGTTACAGCAAGAAGGACAAGCGTTTCGTGGAGGCCAACTATGCGCCGCCCGCGACGAATGTTGCCGCAGCCTCCGCTGCTCTCGATCGTATCACGATCCCGCCGGAGGTTGAGGCGCGAATTTCGAATTACGTCTGGCCCGGTTCTTCGATGATCGTTTCGGATGAGGAACTGAGCAAGGAAACCGGCACGGCGACGGAGTTCGTTGTCGTGATGAGCGGCGAACCGCAGGGTGGCCTGAAGAAGCGTCCGCGTAAGCCTGCGCCATCGTCCTACAGCTTCGACGATCCGTATGATCCCTATGCGCGGTACGATCGCTACGACCGGTATGATCGTTACGATCGTCGCGGCCGGTATCGTCAGCCGTCGTTTTTCAATTTCTGGTGAGACGGCCGGGCGTTTGCGCCCGGTTATACTCGCAAGTGATCGAATGTCTGGGTAATTGCGCCTTGCGCGCCAGACAGCAAAATCTGCACGCCGATACAGAGCAGCAGAAACGCAGAGAGCCGCGTGAGGACGCGTGCTCTCGCCGGGCCGAGCAACGCGACAAGCCGGTCGGCAGAGGAATAACAAACCCCGATCACAACAGCGATGACGGCTGCGGCAGCCGTCGCGCCGATAAAGTGCGGCAAGACATCCGCTTCGCCTGACGGGCGATTGGCGCTCAAAGCGATCGCGACGGAGATGGTGCCGGGACCGGTCGTGAACGGCATCGTCAGCGGGAAGAAGGCGACGTCGCTTCCGCTTGACGCAGAGGCAGCATGATCCTGTTTGCGATCTTCGATTTCCTGCGGGCTGTAGAGCATTCCCCACGCGCTTGCCGCGACGACCAGTCCGCCGGCTATCCGCAGCGCATCGATGCTAACGCCGAAAAAGCTCATCAGTCCTGCGCCGATCCAGAGCGCAGTGATCATGACGATCGTCGAGTACATCGCGACGCGCCAAGCAAGCGCCCGACGTTCTGCTTGTGGGCGGTTGATTGTAATCTGGCTGTAGATCAATGCGCCGCCGATCGGATTGACGATCGAGAAGAGCGCGGGCAGCGCGACGAGGAAGCTTGTGATCATGGCGCTCAAGAGTGTCATGGCATCCTACCAAGCTGACGTGCGTTGCGTCGTGCCGAATATTTCCCCCAGCCGTCGGGCGGCTCCAGGCGTTATATCCGGTGGCAGCGCGTCGCGCGCGAAGAAGCGTTGCTCGACGATTTCGGCGTTGGGTTTTGGAATGTGATCGCGCTGCCAGCGATCGATAATGAACAGCGCGACGTGGTCGCCGGGAAATGCTGCGAAGTTTGTGTAGATCGCGAAGAGACGCGGGCTGTCGATTATCGATACGCCGGTTTCTTCATTGAGTTCGCGAGCGAGCGCGGTCTCGACCGTCTCGCCCCGTTCGACGCCGCCGCCGGGAAAATGCCATCCGGGACGGTAGCCATGGCGAACGAGAAGAATGCTGCCGGTTTCGTCCGCCACGACACCTTGCACGCCGAGTGTAATGCGGTCGGCGCGGCGGGAGAGGTAAGATGCGAGGCGTATCAGCATGGAGGGCACCTCCAGCCGTAGAGCCAATCGAACCCGGCCATGACACGGTGTGGCGGCGTATGCGCCATCACAGCGTTGCGCACGACTGCGGTAGCGCCTGACATCTGATAGATGCGTCCGTTGCGTTGCGAGGCAGAAGCGACGCGTGCAATGCGCTGGCTGCGGTTTAGATCGTAGGATTTTAGTCCGTCTTCGATGCGATCGCCTGCAGCGGCGAGGCAGGCCGCAAGCGTTGCTGCGTCTTCCATCGCCAGGACGGCACCTTGAGCGAGGAAGGGAAGGATCGGATGCGCTGCGTCACCGACGAACACGGTGCGCTCGGCGGTAAAGCGCGGCAGCGGGCGCATCGTGTAAAGCGGCCAGCGCCGCCATTCAGCGGCCGATGCGACGAGCGTTTGCAGAGGAACTGCGAACGTCGTGATTTTCTGTTGGACGATATCGCGGGAGGCAGCGAAGTCCCAGCCTGCATCAAGATTGGAATCTTTGGCGATGAGGACGATTGCGATGTCGCGTCCCGCGTTGACGGGATAGTGCACGGCGTGCGCGCCGCTTGCGAGCCAGATGTGGACGGCGTTGGTGGTCAATTCCGGTGGCAATGCGGTTGCCGGGATGACGCTGCGGAATGCGGATTTTCCAACGGGCAATGGTGTGGCGTTCGGCACGAATGTTTGGCGCAGTGTGGACCAAAGGCCGTCCGCCGCGACGAGCAGCGAAGCCGTGGCTTGCTCGCCATTCGCGCCGTGCGCGATGATGCCGTCGCGGTGTCGAGAGACAGAGTCGATCTCGACGCCAGTGTGTAGAGAGATCAGAGGTTCGGCTTCGGCGCGAGATCGAAGCGCGGCGTGTACGTCACGGCGATGCGCTGTCCAATACGGCGCGCCATGGCGGGCGGCGATCCAGTCGCCAAGCGGCAGCCGCGTCAGTTCCTTGGCACTTTTTCCGTCGCGAACGCTCAAGACGTCCGGCGTGGCGACCGCAGGTTGCAGAATGGGCGCGACGCCGAGCTGTTCGAGAATTCGCGTGCCATTCGGGCCGATCTGTATGCCCGCGCCTTCCTCGGGGAATGCCGGGCGGCGCTCGTAAACGTTAGACGCGATGCCTGCATTCGCGAGCGCGAGCGCCGTCGTCAAACCGCCGATGCCCCCGCCAGCGATCGCGACATTCGTTTGCTCGGTCATTGTAACGCGAGGCGGCGCTGGGTTCGGGATATCGGCGCTTGCATGGGCCTATGCAGCGACGAGGCTGCCCTTCGGATCGCTCTCGTCTGCTGCGAGGCGGGAGTCGTGAACATAGAGCGTGGAGCAATACGGACAGAGAATTTGGCTATCCTGGCCCATGTCGAGATAAACGTGCGGGTGATCAAACGGCGGGCGTGCGCCCATGCAGTTGAATTCCTTGACGCCGACGAATATGCGCTCGGCGCCGACATCGTTGGCGAAGTGAGGGATGGGTGCTCCGGCCATGATTTTCCCTTTTCCGAGTGGCGCGATTGGTCTTCTAGCATACCGTCGGCGCGGCGATGATGGTAGGAGCTATCCGCCAATACAGCAGACAGCGACGACATGAACCATTTCGACAGTGACGGTGTGGATATTGCCTTTTCCGACACAGGCGGGGGTAATGGAAAGACGCCGGTTCTTCTCATCCACGGGTTCGCCTCGAATGTCGAGACGAACTGGGGGCATACCGGCTGGATCGAGGGGCTCAGCAAGGCAGGGTATCGCGTCATTGCGTTCGATAACCGCGGACATGGCGCCAGTCAGAAGCTCTATGCGCTGACTGACTATGGCGCGCCGCTGATGGCCGAAGACGCGCGCCGACTTCTCGATCATCTCGATATTCCGCGTGCGCATGTCATTGGCTATTCGATGGGTGCTCGCATTGCGGCGTTTTTAGCGTTGGGGCACCCGGACCGCGTTGCCCGCGTGGTGTTCGGCGGGCTTGGGATCAACATGGTGCGGGGGATCGCGGGCACCGGACCGATTGCGCGGGCGCTCGAGGCTGAAAGCATCGATGATGTAACGAACCCTGCGGCGCGAACATTCCGCGCGTTCGCGGAGCAGACGAAAAGCGATCTCAAGGCGCTGGCGGCGTGCATCCGTTCGGCACGAGCGCCGATTACAGCGGAAATGGTGGGCTCTATTGCCGTGCCGGTTCTTGTGGCTGTCGGCGATGGAGACGTTATCGGCGGATCTGCGGGAGATCTCGCGAAGATCATTCCGGGCGCGGAGGCCTTCACGATCGTGGGGCGGGATCACAACCGCGCGGTTGGCGACAAGACCTTCAAAGCAGCAGTGCTGGAATTTTTTGGCGGCGCCTAGGCGGCATCGCCTTCCGCGCGTCTTCTAATCGGTACGCGGGACAGTTCCGATCGAAGACGCGGGGAGGGCGCATTCCGGCCGCACGCGGTACAAGTTCAAGCCGGGCTCAGTCTCAGTCTGAGCACGGAGGAAATAGCGGTGCGCCGTGACGGGCTGATTGCAAACCCATGACGGTTGTATGTGAACGCTTGAAAGAGCGTGGATAGGACGGGCCGGGCAACGCGTCCGTTTGCGGACAGATCCGTCTCGACAACGCCGCGGTCGCGCCGCGCTGGTGCCGCGGGTGCGGCGCAAATCAGCCTGAAAAATCCGACAATTTGCGACTCGATAGGGACGCTGCTTAACGCGGCGTTAACGTTACCAGACATAGCGTCAGGCCATGGTTCCGCGTCGTATCCGCGTTTTTGGTTCTTTGGCCGTCCTGATGATTTCGGGGCCCGCATTGTTATCGGGCTGCGGGACAACGGGGCCGACGTTCGTCGTCAAAGACGATCCCTGGCGCTCGCCTGAAGAGCGCGCCTGTCTTGCCTCCGGCATCGTTCGCAATTCTCCGTTTGTGCATGCGCGATCCGCGCTTGGCGGTCCGAGCGTTTGCGGCGCTGAGCAACCGTTCGAGATGTCGGGTGCTGATGGCGGACGCGTCAGCCTTGTGCCGGCCGCGTCGTTGCGCTGTCCCATGATTCCGCAAATCGATAGCTGGGTGCGCGATGTCGTGAAACCTGCGGCGCGCTATTATTTCCGGCAAGAATTGGCGGAGGTGAAAGTTATGGCCTCCTATTCGTGCCGGCCGATGAACAGCGTCGATGGTGCGCGTATTTCGGAGCATGCGTATGCCAACGCTATCGACATCGGTGGCTTCCGGCTGGCGAACGGTGACGTTGTGACTGTCAAAGGCGGGTGGCGCGGGTCGCAGGCGGAGCAGGCGTTTTTGCGCCAGGTGCATAATGGCTCGTGCGACTATTTTTCGACGGTGCTTGGTCCGAACTACAACAGTCTGCACAGCAATCACTTCCATCTCGATCTGGCGCGCCATGGCCGCGACGGAACGATGAGGATCTGCAAATAGTCAGCACATTGGCGGTGTGTGACGCGTGCAGACGCGGCGTAAATCCGCTAGTTTGATCCGGCTTTCGATCGGAAAATCGGTTCCCACATTTCCGGAAGCACTCTAGAAGCGGCCGATGGACTGGGACGAAGGAACTCGTGGCGCGCGGCGCGGCTATCATCATGGCAATCTTCGTGAAGCCCTGATGAAGGCGGCGCTCGAACTCATTTCGGCGAAGGGGCCGTCGGGTTTTACGTTCGCGGAGGCGGCGCGTGCGGCGGGTGTCAGCCCTGCGGCTCCGTATCGTCATTACCGGGATCGCGACGCGCTGATGGCGGACGTCGCGCGGCATGCGTTCGAATTATTTGAAACGAAACTTCGCAAAGCCTGGAACGGTGGCGCGCCGGATCCGTTCGCCGCGTTCGAGCGTGTCGGGCATGCTTATCTGGCATTTGCGCGGGAAGCTCCGGCGCAATATTCGGCGATGTTCGAATCCGGGCTTTCGTTTCAGGCTTTCCCGGAACTGCACATTGCAGGCGAGCGCGCGTTCGATGTTCTGAAGGAAGCATGTGCGGCGCTAGTTGCGAAGATGCCGGATGACAAGAAGCGTCCGCCGGTGATGATGATGGCGCTGCATATCTGGTCGCAAGCGCACGGGATCGCTTCTCTGTTTGCGCGCGGCGACGAAGCGCGCCGACCCATTCCGATGACTCCGAATGACCTGCTGGATGCGGCGGTTCTGATCTATCTGGATGGGCTCGGTTTGAGGAGAAAGGCCCCATAGGTCGGCTTGCGGCGCTATTCCGCCTCCGAACTCGGCCTGCTCTCACTTGTAATTTGTTTCAGGAATTTTCTTACCCATCTCTTGAATCCGGCTCTTGCCGTTCCATTTATGTGAATGTAAAATACATTTACATCCTAAACCAAGGAGAGGGTGGCGAATGGCGCAAGTGGTTCAGACACTCGACGATTTCGGTAAGCCGGCGTGGATCCTCGCAGCGGTGCTGGGCTTCGTCGTATTTTGGCCGGTTGGGCTCGCAGTCCTCGCCTATTTGATTTGGAGTGGGCGCATGAGCTGCGGATGGCATGGTGTTCGAGGACGTTGGGAAAGCCGGTTGGCCGGGCGTTTTGACCGGGCGCGTAACCGGGTCGAAGATGAGTTCCGAAATTTCGGCAGAGGCGGTGCCTCGAGCGGAAACAAAGCGTTCGACGACTATCGCGAGGCGACCTTGAAGCGATTGGAAGAGGAAGAGCGCGAGTTCCACTCATTCCTCAATCGTTTGCGGCAGGCCAAGGATAAGTCGGAGTTCGACCAGTTCATGTCAGAGCGGCGTGATGCGCCTGATAGCGGCGCTGCACCGGCTGTTTAAAGACGATTTTGTTGAGGCGGCTCTCGGGCCGCCTCATTCATTTTCATTGTTGCGGCGGCGCAAACGCGCGGCGGAATGGGTTTGGCGCCGCGTAGATCGATCGCAATTTGAAGACGAAATTTCCCATTTCCATACTAGGTTGCGCAAAATTTAGGGGAAGTTCCAACCGCTCTCGCTTATGCTTCGCGAGGAAGGGTTGAAGCTGGCTCTGGCTGCCGTTTGGCCAGGAATGACGGGTTCCTGAGATGGCATGGCAATTTCTGAAAAACGCGGTTGCCGCAACGTATGAAGGCGGCCTGCGTCCGGCACTCGATCGCCTCAGGGGCGCATTCGGGTTTGAGCCGGCACATGGACAGTGCCGTGTCGCTTTCACGATCGCAGTTGTGGCGCTTGCTGCCAAGATCAGCAAAGCCGATGGCGTTTCGTTGCCTATTGAAGCGCAGGCGTTCGAACGGCAGTTTTCGGTGCCTCCGTCCGAACAGGCGCATGTGCGCCGTCTTTATGAACTCGCGAGCCAGGATGTCGCCGGGTATGAGGCTTACGCTGCGCAAGTCGCGCGTTTGCTCGAAGGGCAACCCGATCTCAAGATTTCCGTTCTGGAATGTCTCTTCCACGTCGCGAGCGCCGACGGCGTGTTGCATCCGGATGAGGACAGTTATCTCGCGCGCGTCGCCGAGATATTCGGTCTCACGACAAAAGAGTTCCGATGTGTGCGTCGCGGCTTCGTGATCGATGCCGATAGTCCGTACGATGTTTTGAATATTTCGCCCGCTGCCTCCGACAAAGAGATCAAAGCGCGCTATCGCGACCTTGTGAAAAGCCATCACCCCGATGCGCTGATTTCAATGGGCGTGCCGCCGGAGTTTCTTGCTGGTGCGGAGCGCAGGCTCTCTGCGATTACGTCGGCTTACGAGGCCATTCTCGCGGATCGCGGTCAGCGGGCTGAAAGGGCCTTGGAACCCAGCACGTGACGTTTGCTCCGGACAGTGCGCACGTTTCGGCGGTGTGCTCAGCGAAAAACACGGAAGAGCGTCGCTGCGAAGCTAAGCCATCGCTGCTCATTCTCCACTACACCGGTATGGCGTCGGCTGCGAAAGCGATCGATTGGCTTGCGCGCGAGGAGAGCGGCGTCTCGTGTCATTACGTCATTGATACCGATGGAACGATTACGCAGCTCGTGCCGGAGTGTGAGCGTGCGTGGCACGCAGGCGTTTCCTTCTGGCGCGGAGAGACGGACGTCAACTCGCGTTCGATCGGAATCGAGATTCAGAACCCCGGGCATGAGCACGGCTATCCCGATTTTCCTGTTCCTCAGCTCGATGCCGTGATCGCGTTGGCGAAGGACATTGTGCAACGTCACGGGATAGCGCCGGATGGTGTGTTGGCGCATTCGGACGTTGCGCCTGGACGCAAGATCGATCCGGGTGAAAAGTTTGACTGGGCTTATCTCGCGAAGGCTGGTGTTGGATTCTGGGTTCGGCCCGTCGACATCTGCGATGAAGATGTGGGTCTAGGACCCGGCGATCAAGACGCACGAGTTGAGCGAGCGCAGCGTTTGCTCGCGGAGTACGGTTACAACGTACCCATCAACGGTGAAGTCGACGAACAGACAACGAAGGTCTTGCAAGCCTTCCAGCTTCACTTCCGCCCCGCGCGTGTGGATGGACGGCTCGACCATTCGACCGAATTGACACTGGAACGGCTGATTCAGCGTGTCCGCGGTCAAGTCGCCGCTTGACGGAGTGTCGCCTCCTGAGATTGATGCCACGGACTAATCCATCGGTGGACGCCGCAACTCGGTTTGCGGGTCGGTTGCCTCAGGCTCAGGATCTTCTGTGTTTAAACCTCGTACGCCAGAGATCCTGTTGCTGCCGGTTGCTGCGTGGCTCGGCATCATTCTCAATCAGCCGTTTTGGTCGCGCTTTTATTCGGTCCTTCCGCCGCAAGACCCGAGCGACTGGCTGTTCTTCGCGTGCGTTGGCGTTGCTCTCGTTCTCATAATTTACATCGCTTTGCTGATCATTTCGGTGAAGCCGATCGTCCGCATCGCGATACTCCTTTTGCTGCCCATTTCTGCGGCTGCGAACTATTTCATGAATGAATTCGGACTGTTTATCGACGTCCATATGGTTCGCAATGTGTTCGAGACGGACGTGCGTGAGGCGAGCGACCTTCTGACGTTTAAGCTGATTGCCTACGTCGTCCTTCTTGGCATCCTTCCGGCTGTTCTCTTTTGTTTCGTTCCTTGGACGGAGCGAAGCTTCAAGGACGAAGTGCTGGGGAAGCTGAGGTTCGGGTTGACGTCGCTCGCATTGTTGATGCTGACGGTGTTTCCCGCGTGGGGCGACTACCTGTCCGTGTTCCGTACGCATCGCGAGCTTCGGTTGACGCTTGTGCCTCTCAACTACGTTTCAGCGTTGGTGCATTATGCTCGGCATAAAGATCGCAAGCCGCTGACAAAAGTTGCGGCGTTTGGTGAGGATGCGCATCGCGCGGCCTGGAAATCCAGCGACCGGCGGAAATCTCTATTCGTCATCGTTGTTGGAGAAACGGCGCGAGCGGATCACTTTTCGCTCAACGGATATGAACCTGAGACCAATCCTGAGCTCGCGAAAGTTCCAGGCCTCGTCAATTACCCCAAGGCTTACTCATGCGGGACGGATACGGCGCAGTCCGTGCCGTGCATGTTTTCGGGGCTTGGCCGCGAGCATTTCTCCAACGATGCGGCGGAACGTAAGGAAAACCTGCTCGACATTCTGAAGCGTACCGGGATCGACGTGCGCTGGCGCGATAATCAAGCTGGATGCAAAGGCGTTTGTGCGCGGGTTCCTTACGAGTTTCTCACGGGGCAGAAAGTCCCCACGTTCTATCCGAGTACGCAGAATTACGATGGCGTTCTGCTCAACGGACTCGAGGCGCAGATCGCATCTCTCGATCGCGATACAGTTATCGTTCTGCACATGATGGGAAGCCACGGCCCCGCGTATTGGAAGCGGTATCCGGAGGCATTTGAAAAATTCAAGCCGGTTTGCAAGGACGTGCAGTTCAGCCGTTGCGATCTGCAGCACATCGTGAACGCTTACGACAATACGCTGGTCTACACGGACCACGTTCTTGCTCAGCTGATCGGGATATTGGGGAAGGCGGAGAGCCACGGCGTCGATGCGGGGATGCTCTTCGTTTCCGATCATGGGGAGAGCTTGGGCGAGCGCAATATGTACCTTCACGGCATGCCCTATGCGATCGCGCCGGAGGCGCAGATCCATGTGCCGATGATGGTCTGGTTAACGCCATCGATGCGTACGTCGGCCGGGATCGACAACAATTGCCTGATCGGACATTCCGGCGAGAAAGTGAGCCACGACAATCTGTTTCATTCGGTTCTCGGGATCATGCATGTCGCGAGCAAAGTCTATGATCCGAAGCTCGATTTCTTTGCCGGATGCCGGACACGGCAGGTCCAGGCCTTGCAGCCCGTGGGCAGCGTACAAAAATAGTTCTGAGGGCCGAAATTTTGCGCCGCCGCCGTGGATGGGTAGCGCCGGGTAAGCGGTCCGGTGCATGATGCGGTGATCGCGAGGCTTTGATGGTTTCGAACTCGGTGCGTACGCTCGGAATTGCTTTTTGCCTCAGTGCGCTTTTAGGAGTGCCAGCGGGGGCTATCGCCGCGGAGGCGACGGAGCCCGTTTCTCAAACTGCTGAAATTAGCGCGCACGCAATCACAAGTTTGCTGCATCGGGCAAAGCCCGGGCATCGCCCTGATATTTCAGGGAAGTTCCTGGTGTATCTCGATCTTTCCGATCTCGACTTCAAGCGCGCCAATCTCGCGCGTTCGGATTTCTATGGGGCAGACTTTACCGGAGCCAATCTTTCGGGTGCCGATCTTTCGCATACGCGTCTTGATCGCGCGGTGCTGATCCGAGCCAACCTGTCGGAGGCAAACCTTACCGGTGCAACGATTTTCCGCCCGACGATCTATTCCGATCTCTCTAGCAATACGCTCGATGCGCCGAACTTTGCCGGAGCGAATTTGTCGAACGTCCATGTTCAGGCGGAGCTCTCAGGATCGGACTTCCGGGGCGCTAATCTGGCCGGTGCTGATTTCGCTCCGCTTGAAGTGCGCGCCGGTCAGGGCACGATGGTGACGGCCTATCGAAACATTCTCAAGT is drawn from Hyphomicrobium methylovorum and contains these coding sequences:
- a CDS encoding L,D-transpeptidase family protein encodes the protein MFSSSVVSRFGMVAGAALVSLATVSVLGPAEARSRNQSIEVSDDDQDRVDSPITAGKAAVAVVSIKDQRISVYDGSGRAVRAKVSSGASGYETPVGVFSILQKQEEHYSNLYDDASMPFMQRITWSGIALHAGVLPGYPASHGCVRLPESFAQQIFPLTKLGMRVVVSKYDVAPSPISHPLLLKPDPLVETAMAVPASYENDGSTADTSSSDRFHPDLSHWPARAAQLEALKSIAAEKKLEADSVTPLAEELKATVKTKETAKARLQKRVKRTEAAKVSADKAAERAAKSLASAKTEKATKRAEAWKAKTDAAAKKADDNLTALKDEIAKTDAELATATEDWKKADAIRAKAVAAKQAAQWKTYPVSVFISRRTQRLYVRQGNEPVFDAPITIADPDLPIGTHVFSALDYKDQGKALRWNVVSIALTDNGSGATSYSKKDKRFVEANYAPPATNVAAASAALDRITIPPEVEARISNYVWPGSSMIVSDEELSKETGTATEFVVVMSGEPQGGLKKRPRKPAPSSYSFDDPYDPYARYDRYDRYDRYDRRGRYRQPSFFNFW
- a CDS encoding MarC family protein; this encodes MTLLSAMITSFLVALPALFSIVNPIGGALIYSQITINRPQAERRALAWRVAMYSTIVMITALWIGAGLMSFFGVSIDALRIAGGLVVAASAWGMLYSPQEIEDRKQDHAASASSGSDVAFFPLTMPFTTGPGTISVAIALSANRPSGEADVLPHFIGATAAAAVIAVVIGVCYSSADRLVALLGPARARVLTRLSAFLLLCIGVQILLSGAQGAITQTFDHLRV
- a CDS encoding NUDIX domain-containing protein, which produces MLIRLASYLSRRADRITLGVQGVVADETGSILLVRHGYRPGWHFPGGGVERGETVETALARELNEETGVSIIDSPRLFAIYTNFAAFPGDHVALFIIDRWQRDHIPKPNAEIVEQRFFARDALPPDITPGAARRLGEIFGTTQRTSAW
- a CDS encoding FAD-dependent monooxygenase, with translation MTEQTNVAIAGGGIGGLTTALALANAGIASNVYERRPAFPEEGAGIQIGPNGTRILEQLGVAPILQPAVATPDVLSVRDGKSAKELTRLPLGDWIAARHGAPYWTAHRRDVHAALRSRAEAEPLISLHTGVEIDSVSRHRDGIIAHGANGEQATASLLVAADGLWSTLRQTFVPNATPLPVGKSAFRSVIPATALPPELTTNAVHIWLASGAHAVHYPVNAGRDIAIVLIAKDSNLDAGWDFAASRDIVQQKITTFAVPLQTLVASAAEWRRWPLYTMRPLPRFTAERTVFVGDAAHPILPFLAQGAVLAMEDAATLAACLAAAGDRIEDGLKSYDLNRSQRIARVASASQRNGRIYQMSGATAVVRNAVMAHTPPHRVMAGFDWLYGWRCPPC
- a CDS encoding zinc-finger domain-containing protein, whose product is MAGAPIPHFANDVGAERIFVGVKEFNCMGARPPFDHPHVYLDMGQDSQILCPYCSTLYVHDSRLAADESDPKGSLVAA
- a CDS encoding alpha/beta fold hydrolase is translated as MNHFDSDGVDIAFSDTGGGNGKTPVLLIHGFASNVETNWGHTGWIEGLSKAGYRVIAFDNRGHGASQKLYALTDYGAPLMAEDARRLLDHLDIPRAHVIGYSMGARIAAFLALGHPDRVARVVFGGLGINMVRGIAGTGPIARALEAESIDDVTNPAARTFRAFAEQTKSDLKALAACIRSARAPITAEMVGSIAVPVLVAVGDGDVIGGSAGDLAKIIPGAEAFTIVGRDHNRAVGDKTFKAAVLEFFGGA
- a CDS encoding extensin family protein, which codes for MVPRRIRVFGSLAVLMISGPALLSGCGTTGPTFVVKDDPWRSPEERACLASGIVRNSPFVHARSALGGPSVCGAEQPFEMSGADGGRVSLVPAASLRCPMIPQIDSWVRDVVKPAARYYFRQELAEVKVMASYSCRPMNSVDGARISEHAYANAIDIGGFRLANGDVVTVKGGWRGSQAEQAFLRQVHNGSCDYFSTVLGPNYNSLHSNHFHLDLARHGRDGTMRICK
- a CDS encoding TetR/AcrR family transcriptional regulator, giving the protein MDWDEGTRGARRGYHHGNLREALMKAALELISAKGPSGFTFAEAARAAGVSPAAPYRHYRDRDALMADVARHAFELFETKLRKAWNGGAPDPFAAFERVGHAYLAFAREAPAQYSAMFESGLSFQAFPELHIAGERAFDVLKEACAALVAKMPDDKKRPPVMMMALHIWSQAHGIASLFARGDEARRPIPMTPNDLLDAAVLIYLDGLGLRRKAP
- a CDS encoding DUF2852 domain-containing protein, which gives rise to MAQVVQTLDDFGKPAWILAAVLGFVVFWPVGLAVLAYLIWSGRMSCGWHGVRGRWESRLAGRFDRARNRVEDEFRNFGRGGASSGNKAFDDYREATLKRLEEEEREFHSFLNRLRQAKDKSEFDQFMSERRDAPDSGAAPAV
- a CDS encoding J domain-containing protein, giving the protein MAWQFLKNAVAATYEGGLRPALDRLRGAFGFEPAHGQCRVAFTIAVVALAAKISKADGVSLPIEAQAFERQFSVPPSEQAHVRRLYELASQDVAGYEAYAAQVARLLEGQPDLKISVLECLFHVASADGVLHPDEDSYLARVAEIFGLTTKEFRCVRRGFVIDADSPYDVLNISPAASDKEIKARYRDLVKSHHPDALISMGVPPEFLAGAERRLSAITSAYEAILADRGQRAERALEPST
- a CDS encoding N-acetylmuramoyl-L-alanine amidase gives rise to the protein MTFAPDSAHVSAVCSAKNTEERRCEAKPSLLILHYTGMASAAKAIDWLAREESGVSCHYVIDTDGTITQLVPECERAWHAGVSFWRGETDVNSRSIGIEIQNPGHEHGYPDFPVPQLDAVIALAKDIVQRHGIAPDGVLAHSDVAPGRKIDPGEKFDWAYLAKAGVGFWVRPVDICDEDVGLGPGDQDARVERAQRLLAEYGYNVPINGEVDEQTTKVLQAFQLHFRPARVDGRLDHSTELTLERLIQRVRGQVAA